The proteins below come from a single Miscanthus floridulus cultivar M001 chromosome 1, ASM1932011v1, whole genome shotgun sequence genomic window:
- the LOC136551195 gene encoding non-specific lipid transfer protein GPI-anchored 11-like produces the protein MPTTAMAKRSSCVLILALAALLLAAAVRVDGGATAAAPAPAPSADCTDALVGLAGCLSYVDEGSTVATPDPTCCSGLKDVVHKEVACLCQVFQNGQNLGISLNMTKALQLPAACKVKTPPFSKCHVSVPGVPTASPVPAPSSGAPFFGQSPSSSTPSGSPAAAATGSQTTPASSGAAGLSASPRTFLAAATAAATLFVYRLL, from the exons ATGCCGACGACGGCCATGGCAAAACGGTCGTCGTGCGTGCTGATCCTCGCGCTCGCAGCGCTACTACTAGCCGCCGCCGTGCGCGTCGACGGCGGCGCCACGgccgccgcgccggcgccggcgccgtccgCGGACTGCACGGACGCGCTGGTGGGCCTGGCGGGGTGCCTGAGCTACGTGGACGAGGGGAGCACGGTGGCGACGCCCGACCCGACCTGCTGCTCGGGGCTCAAGGACGTGGTGCACAAGGAGGTGGCCTGCCTCTGCCAGGTCTTCCAGAACGGCCAGAACTTGGGCATCTCGCTCAACATGACCAAGGCCCTGCAGCTGCCCGCCGCCTGCAAGGTCAAGACGCCGCCCTTCAGCAAGTGCCACG TTTCTGTTCCTGGTGTGCCCACCGCGTCTCCTG TTCCTGCTCCCTCGTCCGGGGCCCCATTCTTCGGGCAGTCGCCGTCTTCGTCAACTCCTTCGGGATCACCGGCAGCGGCAGCAACCGGGAGCCAGACCACCCCAGCGAGTTCTGGCGCTGCCGGCCTCTCGGCATCACCGCGGACCTTCCTCGCTGCAGCAACTGCTGCCGCGACTCTGTTCGTGTACCGACTCTTGTGA